One part of the Elusimicrobiaceae bacterium genome encodes these proteins:
- a CDS encoding HlyC/CorC family transporter, translating into MMALFIIVLMLILNALLAAYEMALASIARTQLSISVQEKKKGAESALYMKDHIEGSLATIQIGISLVGAIAAAVGGADADKIFTPWLQNTLHLHHHLAHIVSVILVVLPLSFVTIVFAELTPTTFALKNKEWVVLSLSPYMRYLYNFLFPLVRIMEDIVGFLTKKTLRKNTDPKAAQKIALADLRAAVSIASNSRLFTQAEEKIVLSSAQFCVRKIKEIQVPLDQVYMLYAQDTIADTFIKAHLDMHTRFPVYETPEDRQSIIGYLNFKDIFNATKTAASGVSPTTRSILRPIMRLDEDTPISTALQQLMKAKQHICLVTDDEQITGILTLEDIFEELVGEIEDEYDFFPAYIRPFGNGLVVSATARIQDVFKELNIPIPADIPAQQTAQQWAEQQAGHALVSSETVCANGLQVAARKFRRRKLMEMLVTKL; encoded by the coding sequence ATGATGGCTTTATTCATTATTGTATTGATGCTGATACTCAATGCGTTGCTGGCTGCTTATGAAATGGCGCTAGCATCCATCGCGCGCACGCAATTGTCTATTTCCGTGCAGGAGAAAAAGAAAGGAGCTGAAAGTGCGCTCTATATGAAAGACCATATAGAAGGCAGTTTGGCTACCATTCAAATCGGCATCTCGTTGGTAGGCGCAATTGCCGCTGCCGTAGGCGGAGCAGATGCAGACAAAATCTTTACCCCTTGGCTACAAAACACGTTACACTTGCATCATCACCTGGCTCACATTGTATCTGTGATATTGGTAGTATTACCCTTAAGTTTTGTCACGATTGTGTTTGCAGAACTGACCCCCACAACTTTTGCGCTGAAAAACAAAGAATGGGTGGTTTTGTCCCTTTCTCCGTATATGCGTTACCTGTATAATTTTCTATTTCCTTTAGTGCGCATCATGGAAGACATTGTCGGCTTTTTAACTAAAAAAACACTACGCAAAAACACCGACCCCAAAGCCGCTCAAAAAATTGCCTTGGCAGATTTACGCGCTGCTGTATCTATCGCTTCCAACTCCCGTTTATTTACCCAAGCGGAGGAAAAAATTGTGCTTTCCAGCGCGCAGTTCTGCGTGCGAAAAATTAAAGAAATCCAAGTGCCTTTGGACCAAGTCTACATGCTATACGCGCAAGACACTATAGCAGACACTTTCATCAAAGCCCACTTGGATATGCACACCCGCTTTCCGGTCTATGAAACACCGGAGGACCGACAAAGCATCATCGGTTATTTGAATTTTAAGGATATTTTCAATGCCACGAAAACAGCCGCGTCCGGAGTTTCCCCCACCACGCGCTCTATCTTGCGCCCAATCATGCGTTTAGATGAAGATACTCCGATCTCTACCGCCTTGCAACAACTCATGAAAGCCAAGCAACATATTTGTCTGGTGACCGATGACGAACAAATTACCGGTATTTTAACGTTGGAAGACATTTTTGAAGAATTGGTGGGTGAAATTGAAGACGAATATGATTTCTTCCCGGCGTATATACGTCCGTTTGGTAACGGTTTAGTGGTCAGTGCCACGGCCCGTATACAGGACGTTTTCAAAGAATTAAATATACCGATTCCTGCAGATATCCCCGCTCAGCAAACTGCCCAACAATGGGCCGAACAACAGGCCGGACACGCACTGGTCTCCAGCGAAACCGTTTGTGCTAACGGGCTGCAGGTGGCTGCCCGCAAATTCCGCCGGCGCAAATTGATGGAAATGTTGGTAACGAAATTGTAA
- the lpdA gene encoding dihydrolipoyl dehydrogenase — MALKIAVIGGGPAGYPAAQTAARLGAEVTLIEQAQLGGVCLHCGCIPSKSLLDAAHRLDIARDISRFLEGDLTTLPAVSWKNIQKRQQTVTQKLATGVTALMKQAKVTVLQGTASFMDAHTLAVQTPEGAQTVAFDKAIIATGSQAFIPAPFDQLSGCLYDNSTIFQLPALPNKLVIVGGGAIGCEMATFMAALGVEVHLIEMQQRLLPAMDEGLARVATKSLQKRGVHILTGQAVTQARIEGKQAILTLSDGSTLTTPAVLAAIGRSCDLTALHPERAGLTWNRKGLQNVNPINLQVADHLYVAGDVTGLCLLAHAGTRQGIVAAQNACGQSAVYNNALIPNAVYTFPELACVGMSKAQAQAQGIAIKLHKSYLLANGRAQTMDETEGYVELISQADTGKLLGANLACAHASELLSALTVAVEAGLTISQLRQVVFPHPTLSEAIGEALAK, encoded by the coding sequence ATGGCTTTGAAAATAGCGGTTATCGGAGGCGGTCCTGCCGGATATCCGGCCGCACAAACAGCGGCTCGTTTGGGAGCGGAAGTTACTTTAATCGAACAAGCTCAATTGGGCGGTGTGTGTCTGCATTGCGGGTGCATTCCTTCCAAATCTTTGTTGGATGCCGCCCACCGCTTAGACATTGCGCGTGATATTTCTCGCTTCTTAGAGGGAGATCTGACTACTCTGCCGGCAGTTTCGTGGAAGAATATTCAAAAAAGGCAACAAACTGTTACCCAAAAATTAGCTACCGGCGTGACGGCTCTAATGAAACAAGCCAAGGTAACCGTGTTGCAAGGTACCGCCTCATTTATGGATGCACATACTTTAGCGGTACAAACGCCGGAAGGGGCACAAACCGTAGCCTTTGACAAAGCCATCATAGCTACCGGTTCGCAAGCATTTATCCCCGCCCCGTTTGACCAATTATCCGGTTGTTTATATGACAACAGTACGATTTTTCAATTGCCCGCTCTACCCAACAAGTTAGTAATCGTTGGAGGCGGAGCAATTGGCTGCGAAATGGCTACTTTTATGGCGGCTTTGGGAGTGGAAGTGCATTTGATTGAAATGCAACAAAGACTACTACCCGCCATGGATGAAGGGTTGGCCCGCGTAGCAACTAAATCCTTACAAAAACGCGGAGTACATATTTTAACCGGCCAAGCCGTTACGCAGGCCCGTATAGAAGGAAAACAAGCCATCCTTACATTATCAGACGGTTCTACCCTAACTACTCCGGCCGTATTAGCCGCTATTGGACGCTCTTGTGATTTGACCGCATTACATCCGGAGCGCGCAGGTTTAACATGGAACCGCAAAGGTTTACAAAACGTCAATCCGATTAATTTACAAGTAGCTGACCACTTGTACGTCGCCGGAGATGTCACAGGCCTGTGCTTATTGGCGCACGCCGGTACCCGTCAGGGTATAGTAGCCGCACAAAATGCCTGTGGTCAATCTGCTGTTTATAACAATGCGCTTATTCCAAATGCAGTTTATACCTTCCCCGAATTGGCCTGCGTGGGAATGAGCAAAGCCCAAGCCCAAGCACAAGGGATTGCAATCAAACTCCACAAATCCTATTTGTTAGCAAACGGTCGGGCACAAACAATGGACGAAACCGAAGGTTATGTGGAACTCATCAGCCAGGCCGATACCGGTAAATTATTAGGGGCCAACTTGGCTTGTGCCCACGCTTCGGAACTACTCAGCGCATTAACCGTAGCGGTGGAAGCCGGTCTGACTATTTCGCAACTCAGACAGGTCGTATTTCCGCACCCCACTTTAAGTGAGGCCATTGGGGAGGCACTCGCTAAATGA
- the buk gene encoding butyrate kinase — MQPNILVINPGSTSDDIGYYRGSETVFEVTVRYSQTDLAPYEGKNVTEQLPLRKKVILNYLDDHHIPLTEIHAVIGRGGFIRSVEGGVYEVNDQMVSDLETGRYGGIHACNLGGILAREIAKDAHCPSFIANPVVIDEMQPIAKYSGMPGNPRISIFHALSQKRVARLIAEKLGHTYEEINCIIAHGGGGASVGAHRHGKVIDVSHGYEGDGIMTPQRSGAVPCSKLVEMCFSGKYTQEEIRLMLRGKGGLVAYTGTYDIKELEEFIKTGQKRPGSLIHCTPEQAKEALDAMIYQMAKEIGAMAVVLEGKVDFIALTGGQMYSKYIPPEIGRQVGWIAPIYVFPGSEEKDALRDAASRALENPSIVKHYS; from the coding sequence ATGCAACCGAACATATTAGTCATTAATCCCGGCTCTACCTCTGATGATATCGGTTATTACCGCGGATCCGAAACGGTATTTGAGGTGACGGTTCGCTATTCACAAACCGATTTAGCCCCTTACGAAGGGAAAAATGTAACCGAACAACTACCCTTGCGCAAAAAAGTCATTTTGAATTATTTAGACGATCACCATATTCCGTTAACGGAGATCCATGCCGTCATCGGTCGTGGCGGATTTATCCGCTCCGTAGAAGGCGGTGTGTACGAAGTTAATGACCAAATGGTATCCGATTTAGAAACCGGCCGATATGGCGGCATACATGCTTGCAATTTGGGGGGCATTTTGGCGCGTGAAATCGCCAAAGATGCTCACTGCCCCAGTTTTATTGCCAATCCGGTCGTCATTGATGAAATGCAACCGATTGCCAAATATAGCGGTATGCCCGGCAATCCGCGCATATCCATTTTTCATGCCTTAAGCCAAAAACGGGTAGCCCGTTTAATTGCCGAAAAATTAGGGCATACATACGAAGAAATTAATTGCATTATCGCACATGGTGGCGGGGGCGCTTCGGTAGGCGCGCACAGACATGGCAAAGTGATTGATGTGAGCCACGGCTATGAAGGCGATGGCATCATGACCCCCCAACGTAGCGGCGCAGTGCCCTGCTCCAAGCTGGTGGAAATGTGTTTCTCCGGGAAATATACCCAAGAGGAAATCCGCCTTATGCTACGCGGCAAGGGCGGTTTAGTCGCTTACACTGGAACGTACGATATTAAAGAGTTGGAAGAATTTATTAAAACCGGGCAAAAACGCCCCGGCTCACTAATCCATTGTACCCCGGAGCAAGCCAAAGAAGCCTTAGATGCCATGATTTATCAAATGGCTAAAGAAATCGGTGCTATGGCTGTGGTGCTGGAAGGAAAAGTAGATTTTATTGCTTTAACGGGCGGACAAATGTATAGCAAATATATTCCGCCTGAAATCGGGCGGCAAGTGGGGTGGATTGCCCCTATTTATGTGTTTCCGGGCAGCGAAGAAAAAGATGCCCTGCGCGACGCAGCAAGCCGCGCTTTGGAAAATCCCTCTATAGTAAAACATTATTCGTAA
- a CDS encoding RNA methyltransferase, whose translation MKRSIAIVLVRPRDPNNIGAAARAMANFGLSDLRVVEPYEPSWRTAVSAVGAADIMQKAHLFDTLPQALADCTVTVATTALKNRRLNEKIVTLPTFPDWINTQPAGKLAIVFGNEKTGLSNEDIELCSAAMHIPTTAKQPSINLAQAVILTCYELARGQVPPRGKSALKAATFSQVELVIDELEGLTQYVHFKQDYTVKQRKAILRKLIQRGELSKGDLFFLKKFAAHIHGTLARK comes from the coding sequence ATGAAGCGGTCAATCGCTATTGTCTTGGTACGCCCGCGCGACCCCAATAATATCGGGGCCGCCGCCCGTGCAATGGCAAATTTTGGACTGAGTGATTTGCGCGTAGTAGAGCCGTATGAACCCTCTTGGCGTACCGCAGTCAGTGCCGTGGGAGCCGCTGATATTATGCAAAAAGCGCACTTGTTTGATACACTGCCGCAAGCCTTAGCCGATTGTACGGTCACCGTGGCAACAACGGCACTTAAAAACCGTCGCTTAAATGAAAAAATTGTAACACTACCCACATTCCCTGACTGGATCAACACACAACCGGCGGGTAAATTGGCTATTGTATTTGGAAATGAAAAAACCGGCCTTTCCAATGAAGATATTGAATTATGTAGTGCCGCCATGCATATCCCCACCACAGCCAAGCAACCTTCTATTAATTTAGCGCAAGCGGTTATTTTAACTTGTTATGAACTGGCCCGCGGACAAGTGCCCCCGCGCGGCAAAAGCGCCCTCAAAGCGGCTACTTTTTCGCAAGTGGAATTGGTGATTGACGAATTGGAAGGGCTCACGCAATACGTACACTTCAAACAAGACTATACCGTCAAGCAACGCAAAGCCATTTTACGCAAATTAATACAGCGTGGCGAACTGTCCAAAGGAGATTTGTTTTTCTTAAAGAAATTTGCGGCACATATTCATGGAACATTAGCCCGTAAATAA
- the deoD gene encoding purine-nucleoside phosphorylase → MSQIPTPHINAKANDFAETILLPGDPLRAKFIAENFLENAKQVTSVRNVLGFTGTYQGKPISVMGTGMGCASMGIYSYELMHFYGCKNLIRIGTAGALTPKLNVGDIVLAQGACTNSNYVKRFGLPGDYACIASYTLLRKAADTAEKLGLPYAVGNVVTSDMFYAPQKVAPAGMTWADMGVLAVEMETAALYANAAAAGANALTILTISDSEFSGHITTAEERQNSFTNMMKLALQLA, encoded by the coding sequence ATGAGCCAAATTCCTACGCCTCATATTAATGCCAAAGCCAATGATTTTGCAGAAACTATTTTGTTACCCGGAGACCCGTTGCGGGCCAAATTTATCGCGGAAAATTTTCTGGAAAATGCCAAACAAGTCACTTCTGTACGTAATGTACTGGGATTTACCGGCACCTATCAAGGTAAACCCATTTCCGTCATGGGAACAGGCATGGGATGCGCCTCTATGGGAATCTATTCCTACGAACTCATGCATTTTTATGGTTGCAAAAATTTAATCCGCATCGGCACTGCGGGCGCCTTAACACCCAAACTCAATGTCGGAGATATTGTACTGGCACAGGGAGCCTGCACCAATTCCAATTATGTAAAACGGTTTGGCCTGCCCGGCGATTATGCTTGTATAGCCAGTTATACTTTGCTGCGAAAGGCCGCCGATACCGCTGAAAAATTAGGGCTTCCCTATGCGGTAGGCAATGTAGTGACCTCTGACATGTTTTACGCCCCGCAAAAAGTAGCTCCTGCCGGTATGACGTGGGCGGATATGGGCGTATTGGCTGTGGAAATGGAAACGGCCGCGCTATATGCCAATGCCGCAGCAGCCGGGGCCAATGCACTTACCATTCTGACCATTTCCGATTCGGAATTTTCCGGCCATATTACCACGGCCGAAGAACGCCAAAACAGTTTTACCAATATGATGAAACTGGCCTTACAGCTGGCATAA
- a CDS encoding type II secretion system protein — translation MLLKNNRAFTLIELLVVVLIIGILSAIALPQYEKAVAKARAAEILLFIRDAKQALALYVLENGVPTEGCHDFDEDASGLSVELPMASLKNKGYSPSVVVCEPDADASHIWVRKNDNTLYVTVHGNLVTSKWTYHECAAKSTAGLAICKVLKQEGFSCFDINTEKPC, via the coding sequence ATGTTGTTAAAAAATAACAGAGCGTTTACGCTTATTGAGTTGTTGGTAGTAGTGTTAATTATCGGTATTTTATCAGCCATTGCTTTGCCGCAATATGAAAAAGCAGTAGCCAAGGCACGAGCGGCAGAAATACTATTGTTTATCCGGGATGCTAAACAAGCTTTAGCATTATATGTATTAGAAAATGGAGTGCCAACAGAGGGTTGTCATGACTTTGATGAGGATGCAAGCGGACTAAGTGTGGAATTGCCGATGGCTTCTTTGAAAAATAAAGGATATAGTCCTTCCGTTGTGGTGTGTGAACCAGATGCTGATGCCAGTCATATCTGGGTACGCAAAAATGACAATACTCTTTACGTAACCGTTCATGGCAACCTAGTTACTTCTAAATGGACCTATCATGAATGTGCCGCTAAATCTACGGCAGGATTAGCTATATGCAAAGTACTAAAGCAGGAAGGTTTTAGTTGCTTTGATATAAATACTGAAAAACCTTGTTAA
- the radC gene encoding DNA repair protein RadC, with product MEKPSYMGHRERIRQKFASGGLDHFLDHETLELLLTYCIARRDTKPLAWALLKRFGTLSAVLDAPLEELCAVPGIGKQSALFLKLIRDVFKKYSLDEVKEKAVIHTPEEVLNYCKASLAGHSEECLELIYLSVRNTVIGTEIICRGSLDRISITPRQIVEHVLTAKASAVILVHNHPSGDPTPSMDDVAMTKDVARAAALFGITVHDHIIIGKGEHYSLKANGKI from the coding sequence ATGGAAAAACCTTCTTATATGGGACACCGAGAGCGTATCCGCCAGAAATTTGCTTCCGGCGGGCTGGATCATTTTTTAGATCATGAGACGCTGGAGTTGTTGCTGACGTATTGTATCGCACGGCGAGACACCAAACCGCTAGCGTGGGCGCTACTGAAGCGTTTTGGTACGCTTTCGGCTGTTTTGGATGCTCCGCTAGAGGAATTATGTGCCGTGCCCGGTATCGGAAAACAAAGCGCTCTGTTTTTGAAACTCATTCGCGATGTGTTCAAAAAATATAGTTTGGATGAAGTAAAGGAAAAAGCAGTTATTCATACGCCGGAAGAAGTTTTGAATTATTGCAAAGCCTCCTTAGCAGGCCATAGCGAAGAATGTTTGGAATTGATCTACTTATCGGTGCGTAATACCGTGATAGGAACGGAGATTATTTGTCGTGGTAGCTTAGACCGAATCAGCATTACACCGCGTCAGATTGTAGAGCATGTGCTTACTGCCAAAGCCTCGGCTGTTATTTTAGTGCATAATCATCCTTCCGGAGATCCAACGCCGTCCATGGACGATGTGGCCATGACCAAAGATGTGGCCCGTGCGGCCGCTTTGTTTGGCATTACCGTACATGATCATATTATCATTGGAAAAGGCGAGCACTACAGCTTAAAAGCCAATGGAAAAATTTAG